A region from the Pristiophorus japonicus isolate sPriJap1 chromosome 14, sPriJap1.hap1, whole genome shotgun sequence genome encodes:
- the myod1 gene encoding myoblast determination protein 1 homolog: protein MEITDTSLCSFSSADDFYDDPCFSTSDIHFFEDLDPRLVHVGLLKPDQVPTEDEHIRAPSGHHQAGRCLLWACKACKRKTTNADRRKAATMRERRRLSKVNEAFETLKRCTSTNPNQRLPKVEILRNAIRYIESLQALLRDQDENYFSVMDQYSVDSDASSPRSNCSDGMLDCSGTTCARRRSNYDNSYFSETTNDTRTGKSSVISSLDCLSNIVERISTDRPTCPVMMVTDGTVGSPSSPREGATLNDPTAIVPSPETCTRTEIPSDNPIYQVL from the exons ATGGAGATAACGGACACCTCCCTCTGCTCCTTCTCATCTGCGGATGACTTCTACGACGACCCCTGCTTCTCCACTTCGGACATCCACTTTTTCGAGGATCTAGACCCCAGGTTAGTCCACGTCGGGCTGCTCAAACCCGACCAGGTGCCGACTGAGGACGAGCACATCCGCGCCCCCAGCGGGCACCACCAGGCCGGCCGCTGCTTGCTTTGGGCATGCAAGGCTTGCAAGAGGAAAACCACCAACGCCGACCGCAGGAAAGCGGCCACCATGAGGGAGAGGAGACGCCTGAGTAAAGTGAACGAGGCGTTCGAGACGCTCAAGAGGTGCACGTCTACCAATCCCAACCAGAGGCTGCCCAAGGTGGAGATTCTCAGAAACGCCATCAGGTATATCGAGAGCTTGCAGGCTCTCCTGAGAGACCAGGACGAGAACTATTTCTCAGTCATGGATCAATACAGTGTCGATTCAGATGCCTCCAGCCCACGGTCCAATTGCTCGGATGGGATG TTGGATTGCAGCGGCACCACGTGCGCCCGGAGACGCAGTAACTACGACAACAGCTACTTCTCGGAAACGACAAACG ATACGAGAACTGGGAAAAGTTCCGTCATTTCAAGCCTGGACTGTCTCTCCAACATAGTCGAGAGGATCTCCACAGACCGGCCGACCTGTCCGGTAATGATGGTGACAGACGGTACAGTGGGAAGCCCCTCGTCTCCCCGAGAAGGGGCCACCTTGAACGACCCCACCGCCATCGTCCCATCACCGGAGACCTGCACCCGCACCGAGATTCCGAGTGACAACCCCATCTACCAGGTGTTATAA